A stretch of the Ammoniphilus sp. CFH 90114 genome encodes the following:
- a CDS encoding ASCH domain-containing protein, whose translation MSTPTLPPKTCEIDRMITKPEDIERVIAGKKISTRRNGRYADPGEVMILNGKSFRVDRVYQETLGDLNDEKAKMEGYDNLEEYKQSILSIHPGMPWLPQMKVWVHEFSAVE comes from the coding sequence ATGTCAACTCCAACACTACCACCTAAAACATGTGAGATCGATCGAATGATTACAAAACCTGAGGATATTGAGAGGGTTATTGCAGGAAAAAAAATCTCCACCCGTAGAAACGGCAGATACGCCGATCCAGGTGAAGTCATGATCTTGAATGGAAAATCGTTTCGTGTAGATCGAGTTTATCAAGAAACTTTGGGAGATCTAAACGATGAGAAGGCGAAGATGGAAGGCTATGATAACTTAGAGGAATATAAACAATCTATTTTATCTATCCACCCTGGGATGCCGTGGCTTCCACAAATGAAGGTATGGGTTCACGAATTCTCTGCAGTAGAATAA